CAGGCCGGAGTGACGCCCACGGAATACAGCACCACGATCAGGATGATCCCCGTGACGGAGAACAGGGCCCAGCGCATGAGCAGAATGTCCTGATGTTTGTGGGAAAGCATGGCTGTAAATGAAGAAGGCGGAAGCGTGATGGCTGCGGTGGACACAAACATCAGCGCTTCCGCCGGGAAGAGGGTGCCTGAAGGGATCAGGAGAATCTCTTGACGATGACGGAGGAGTTATGCCCGCCGAAGCCGAAGGAGTTGCTCAGGGCGGCGTCCACCTTGGCCTTCCGGGCCGTGTTGGGCACGCAGTCCAGATCGCATTCCGGGTCCTGGTTATCCACGTTGATGGTGGGCGGAATGATGCCGTCCTGCATGGCCATGATGCAGGCTGCCAGTTCCACACCGCCGGCGGCGCCCAGAAGGTGGCCCGTCATGGATTTGGTGGAGCTGATGAGCAGGCCGTTTTTAGCGTGGTCGCCAAAGACGGCCTTGATGGCCTTCGTTTCACAGATGTCGCCCAGCGGGGTGGAGGTGCCGTGGGTGTTGATGTAGTCAATGTCTTCCGGCTTCATTCCGGCGTGTTCCAGGGCCATCTGCATGCAGCGGGCGGCTCCGCGGCCTTCCGGATCCGGAGCGGTCAGGTGGTAGGCATCTGCGGAGATGCCGTAGCCCACGAGTTCCGCATAGATTTTCGCGCCGCGTTTCTGGGCGTGTTCCAGCGTTTCCAGAATGACGACGCCGGCGCCTTCACCCATGACGAAGCCGTCGCGGTCCACATCATACGGGCGGGAGGCGCGCTGGGGCTCGTCATTGCGGGAGCTGAGGGCTTTCATGTTGCTGAAGCCGGATACGCCCGTGGGCAGGATGGTGGCTTCCGCCCCGCCGCAGACCATGACGTCCGCATCACCGAACTTCATGATGCGCCAGGCTTCCCCGATGTTGTGGTTGGAGGTAGCACAGGCCGTGACGATGGACATGTTCGGTCCGCCGAGGCCGTATTCCATGGAGATGAGGCCGGAGGCGATGTTGCTGATCATGTACGGAATCATGAAGGGGGATACGCGGGTCGGCCCCTTGGAGAGAAGCGTGGCGTGCTGGGTTTCCAGCGTGCCGAGGCCGCCGATGCCGCTGCCTACCATGACGCCGATGCGGGTTTTGTCTTCCGCGTCCAGGTCCATGCCGGAATCCTTGAGAGCCATTCCGGCGGCGCCCATGGCAAAGTGCGTAAAGCGGTCCACGCGGCGCGCGTCCTTGGGCGTCTTGAAGTAGGGGGACGGATCGAAATCCTTGACTTCACCGGCGATTTTCGTGGAGTAGTCGGTGACATCCATGGACTTGATGGTGTCAATGCCGCTGCGGCCAGCCTTCATGGCTTCCCAGGTGGATGCAAGATCATTGCCCAAGGGGCTGATCACTCCGATGCCGGTGATAACAATTCTGCGGTCGGTCATAATAAGTGTGAGTGGTTGCAAATAATGCTTGAGCCAGAATAGGGATCATTACAGGAAAGTCAAGCTAATCCCCTTGTCCGCCAGTGCGGCGGGAATGCGGCGCCGGAACCGGGGCTATCTGGAGGCGCGCGGTTCCTGTTTCACCGCAGGGGTTCCGGTTTTACGAACGGATTCCAGGATAAAATCCACAATGGGCGCCGGGTCCGGGAGGCTGTGGGGATGGTGGCCCACCCCCGGTTTATGAATTACCTTGATGCTGCCGCCCAGGGCGCGGTATTTCCGTTCCACGACGGCCATGTTCTCTTCCAGGGGCACCACGTCATCCGCATCCCCCACTACGGCGAGGATCGGTATGCGGCCCTTGGCCAGGGGAGCCAGCTTGTTGACGGGACTCAGTTTTCCAGAGACGGCTTCCTGTTCCGTCACGCCGTAGATGTCCAGCAGGCGGCGCCAGTCCTCCGGGGAGCCTTTTCCCTTTCCCTTGCCGCCGGGCCAGCTTGCGACGTCGCAAACGGGGGCATCCACATACATGGCCGCTACCCGGTCCGGGTGCAGGGCTGCCCAGTTAAAGGAGAACAGGCCTCCGCGGCTGAACCCTTCCAGGACCGTTTTAGGGGAAAGGCCGTAGTCCCTGACCAGGATATTATAAAACTGGTCCATGATTTTCATGGCCGCGGGTGAGCCATACATATTCTGCACATCCACATAAGCCACGTGAAAGCCTTTCTTAAGCAGGGCCACGTCCGCCTGGGGCTCATGGCCAAAGAATTCCTGCCGCCATATCCAGGGCTTGTTTTCCGCCGGTGTTCCGGGAAGAACAAGAGTGGCGCTTCTGCCTGCTGCCTTGAACCGCAGGGAAGGGAAGCCCTGCCATTCCGAGACGCTTACTCCCTCCCGGAGGAAGGGAAGTACGGAAACGGGAACTCCCTTCGGGATGCCGGGGCGCCGGTGGCCCGTTTCCGTCAGCCATGCCAGTTTGTAGACGTTATGCCGGTCCAGGGCTTTCCTGAAATCATCCCCTTCCGGAAAACGGACGCGGGAGGGGACGCGGAGGATGGAGGCGAGCGGCGGCCAGACGGCCCCGGCAATCATGGAGTGGCCTTCTGTGCCCGGGTGGACACCGTCCCCGGCATAAATGAATTTGGGGTTCTTTTTCTTCGCCTCCCGGATTTGCCTGGCAAGTTCAGGGCGCATGTCCACTACCTTCCAGCCCGCTTTTTTCCGGCTGACCAGCCATGCGGCATAGGTATCCAGCACCTGGTTGTAACGGGCCGCATCCTTTTCCGGGGTATCCGCCATGTACTGGGGCGGCGTGATGACGATGAATTTGGCCCCGGCCCCTTCCACCCGCTGCTTCAGCCGCTCCATGCCTTTTTTAAAGGCCTGGAAGGCGGCTTCTGAAAAAGGCTTCATCATGCCGTCATTCATGCCGTAGCAGGCAATGACGAGGGTGGGCCTGTATTTGGACAGAATGGAATCCAGGCGGTCATGGAGGCAGGGGCGCGGAAAGGCGCCCCCGGCGTGGCCCGGTTCCGACAGGCCGGAGACTGTTTCACTGGGGAGGGCCATGCTGACGATTTCCGCATGCCGGTAGGCCGGAGTCTGCCGCAGGGCTGACTCCACCAGGGCAGGCCATTGTCCGGAATACGGGATGCTGTCCCCCAGAAAGGCGATTCTGGGTTCCGCTCCTACGGCGTGCGCCAGGAACAGAGCCAGCAGTACCGGGATGATGCGCAGTGCGTTCATTCTCATGATACCAAATTACGCGGGCACGGGAATGAATGTTTCAGCAAGGCATTGTTCCCGGAAAATTCTGTTTTCCGGGAGGTTTTGTCCGGTTGCCGGCTGGTCCTTTTTCGTGCTGTCCGCCTCAAGGGGAGCTGTGCGCCATGGCGGGCTGCGGCTCCGCCTGGAATTCCAGGGAGAGGGAATTGACGCAGTAGCGCGTATCCTTCAGCGTCAGGTGTTCCCCCATGAAGATATGGCCCAGATGGGCGCCGCAATGGGCGCATGTGACTTCCGTGCGCCGTCCGGAACCTGAGTGGATGCTTCTGACGGCATCCGGCAGGGAGTCGTCAAAGCAGGGCCAGCCGCATCCGGCGTCAAATTTGTCTTCCGACCGGAACAGGGCTTCCCCGCACTTGCGGCAGGAATAGGTTCCCTGCTCAAAGCAGTTGACGAACTCCCCGGAAAAGGGCGGTTCCGTGCCCTGGTGCTCGATGATGCGCTTTTCCGTTTCCGTGAGGGGGCGGCGCGTCCGGGAAGGACCGGGATCAGGCACGTCTTGGGAGGCGGGAATCCCCCCGTCCACGGCCATGACGCCTGCCACTCCTTCAGCGATTGTTCCTATCCATGATCTCCAGTGTCTCCGTTCTTCCTGATTCATACGTACCTATGACCAGGTAAGGGCGGATTTCGCTCATTCATACGCCAATATCTTGTGGATAAGGTTGATTTTAAGGGAAGAAGCCTAAAAATATGGGAGTCTGTGGGAGGATTAGTATTCCAGGTCCAGCCAAAGCTGTTCCCAGATTCCCCCGGCTTGCTCTTCCCTGGGATGGGAAACGGACAGGCCCAGCAGGCGGAAGGTACGGTCTCCGGAATCCAGGTCTTCCATCAGGGTGCGTGCCAGGGGCAGGATGTCCTCCGTCTCCGTCAGGCAATCCGGAACGGTCATGCTCCGGGACTTCTGGACGAAGTCCGGGAATTTGACTTTCAGCGTCAGCGTATTGCCCTGGAATCCGGAGCGCGCCAGGCGTCCCGCGAGCTCTTCCGACAGGAGGGGAAGGTGTGTTTTCAGGGCTTCCGCCTTGGTGGCGTCTTCCCGGTAAGTTTCTTCACAGCCCACGGATTTGCGGATGCGGGAAGGTTCCACGGGACGGTCGTCCAAACCGCGGGCGAAGTTGTAGAAGACTCCTCCTATCTTGCCGAAATGGCGGAGCAGGAAATCCAGGCTCCGTTCCCGGAGCTGCGCTCCGTTGGTGATGGAGAGGGCGCGCATGCGTTCCGCGGTGGCATGGCCTACCCCCCAGAAGGCCTCAATGGGAAGCCGCGCAATAAATTCTTCCGCGCGGGAGGGATGAATGGTGAACAGGCCGTCCGGCTTGCGGTAGTCTGAGGCGATCTTAGCCAGGAATTTATTGTAGGAAACGCCTGCGGAGGCCGTCAGATGAAGCTCCTGCCTGATTTCCCTCTTGATGCGCCGTGCAATATCTACAGCCAGCGGAATGCCCGGCTTGTTCTCCGTGACGTCCAGAAAAGCCTCATCCAGGGAAAGGGGTTCCACCAGGTCCGTATAACGGTGGAATATGGAGCGTATCTGCGCTGAAACGGATTTGTACACGTCCATGCGGTTGCTGGTGAAAATCAGCTTGGGGCAGAGTTTCATCGCCTTCATGGAAGGCATGGCGGAACGCACGCCGAAGCGGCGCGCCTCATAGCTGGCCGCCGCCACCACGCCGCGCATTTCCGGCCTGCCTACGGCAATGGGCTTGCCGCGGTATTCCGGATGGTCGCGCTGTTCAATGGATGCGTAAAAGGCATCCATATCCACATGGATGATTTTTCTCTG
This DNA window, taken from Akkermansia muciniphila, encodes the following:
- the fabF gene encoding beta-ketoacyl-ACP synthase II, with the protein product MTDRRIVITGIGVISPLGNDLASTWEAMKAGRSGIDTIKSMDVTDYSTKIAGEVKDFDPSPYFKTPKDARRVDRFTHFAMGAAGMALKDSGMDLDAEDKTRIGVMVGSGIGGLGTLETQHATLLSKGPTRVSPFMIPYMISNIASGLISMEYGLGGPNMSIVTACATSNHNIGEAWRIMKFGDADVMVCGGAEATILPTGVSGFSNMKALSSRNDEPQRASRPYDVDRDGFVMGEGAGVVILETLEHAQKRGAKIYAELVGYGISADAYHLTAPDPEGRGAARCMQMALEHAGMKPEDIDYINTHGTSTPLGDICETKAIKAVFGDHAKNGLLISSTKSMTGHLLGAAGGVELAACIMAMQDGIIPPTINVDNQDPECDLDCVPNTARKAKVDAALSNSFGFGGHNSSVIVKRFS
- a CDS encoding alpha/beta fold hydrolase, translating into MNALRIIPVLLALFLAHAVGAEPRIAFLGDSIPYSGQWPALVESALRQTPAYRHAEIVSMALPSETVSGLSEPGHAGGAFPRPCLHDRLDSILSKYRPTLVIACYGMNDGMMKPFSEAAFQAFKKGMERLKQRVEGAGAKFIVITPPQYMADTPEKDAARYNQVLDTYAAWLVSRKKAGWKVVDMRPELARQIREAKKKNPKFIYAGDGVHPGTEGHSMIAGAVWPPLASILRVPSRVRFPEGDDFRKALDRHNVYKLAWLTETGHRRPGIPKGVPVSVLPFLREGVSVSEWQGFPSLRFKAAGRSATLVLPGTPAENKPWIWRQEFFGHEPQADVALLKKGFHVAYVDVQNMYGSPAAMKIMDQFYNILVRDYGLSPKTVLEGFSRGGLFSFNWAALHPDRVAAMYVDAPVCDVASWPGGKGKGKGSPEDWRRLLDIYGVTEQEAVSGKLSPVNKLAPLAKGRIPILAVVGDADDVVPLEENMAVVERKYRALGGSIKVIHKPGVGHHPHSLPDPAPIVDFILESVRKTGTPAVKQEPRASR
- a CDS encoding peptide-methionine (R)-S-oxide reductase, with protein sequence MNQEERRHWRSWIGTIAEGVAGVMAVDGGIPASQDVPDPGPSRTRRPLTETEKRIIEHQGTEPPFSGEFVNCFEQGTYSCRKCGEALFRSEDKFDAGCGWPCFDDSLPDAVRSIHSGSGRRTEVTCAHCGAHLGHIFMGEHLTLKDTRYCVNSLSLEFQAEPQPAMAHSSP
- the dinB gene encoding DNA polymerase IV; protein product: MKQRKIIHVDMDAFYASIEQRDHPEYRGKPIAVGRPEMRGVVAAASYEARRFGVRSAMPSMKAMKLCPKLIFTSNRMDVYKSVSAQIRSIFHRYTDLVEPLSLDEAFLDVTENKPGIPLAVDIARRIKREIRQELHLTASAGVSYNKFLAKIASDYRKPDGLFTIHPSRAEEFIARLPIEAFWGVGHATAERMRALSITNGAQLRERSLDFLLRHFGKIGGVFYNFARGLDDRPVEPSRIRKSVGCEETYREDATKAEALKTHLPLLSEELAGRLARSGFQGNTLTLKVKFPDFVQKSRSMTVPDCLTETEDILPLARTLMEDLDSGDRTFRLLGLSVSHPREEQAGGIWEQLWLDLEY